The Thermostichus vulcanus str. 'Rupite' genome window below encodes:
- the cas10 gene encoding type III-B CRISPR-associated protein Cas10/Cmr2 — MSYYWQAKIWGLLHDPALKALHDQSGRGGEGVWPRLAVMEGWQSPKSQGANSLAKYIGDSDLIASASDRSAIGHLPVAVDYQTQDRGVTLGIGLEMSHLLSGTKTFWQLSPDEHRDLHQANNRAEYLRQREETVVPAWIWEERDPQKVFWWFWRCFPQAICQEFGDESLMLMPAETRLPDGSIWTHASITAALAGSLAGYTDLRKSHPYLASFTFSPIQELIKASRKMRDFWAGSWLLHYLSACICWKLALKYGPDCVLYPSLYAQPLIDYWLLQKYPQFSDWVEQPQSHKLLTAGFPNVILVILPQEKVQAAMQLAQQTLLEEWRNLSDQVFSHLQEQRRWMQHLSKTDPTWQGWLEQQWQHYWAAVPIGDLNSPLKDTGILKSQDSIDQDPWVAAQNQTYHLSQEQKLFLNEELAFLRRSFLDEQGNHRQYKSGANVGSWWAAVVDQTRRVQAACKNPRDWELPVAFGPRSTISGIGPVVHPTAGNRWLTEGESRRYWGRSAGLFDGREQLNATETVKRGLHKILPALFPALGEDEGAIAACYPDLTAGVAGYLKTQDSQGSRHYRHFQRVCQAILNDFPWARQVIREMQGKWGIPWADQRNFDYHPRLLNAGWLVEDADTPELRELEAELEQERDSAVRDQLNRDILQIKRSYRQGIERIISRFYPGVNPASWYVLAAGDGDDMSEWLKGSKMKPYFHYLPQPIQNLAEGREREIGKVIHQKELQEVRKEFSTFVKTVRKRMGPATHSALSRALLDFSNQLVPYLTEQRYAGRLIYGGGDDVLAYLNLWEWDSWLWDIRQCFRGDRDDAHEFDNQGNYWTWQKGDPPPGLSRRPLFTMGSEASISFGVVIAHESVPLAIALENLWEAESEAKKHQDATGNKKDAVQVRVLYANGNQLKATSKFDTFNLWKDLLDFDWKLLNLEDDQSSLFEQAAQLWEQHPAPIYDAIMSWVNLFCERRDLFKGDPEGKQEFKQKLCSYLEHLWNHTQGTEQVGKRDEAIKNWLKLAAFIVRNRHITIQG; from the coding sequence ATGTCTTATTACTGGCAAGCGAAAATCTGGGGCCTTTTGCATGATCCGGCCCTAAAGGCTCTTCATGACCAAAGTGGCCGGGGTGGAGAAGGAGTATGGCCGCGTTTGGCGGTGATGGAGGGGTGGCAATCGCCCAAATCCCAAGGAGCCAATAGCCTGGCTAAGTATATCGGTGACTCTGACCTGATTGCTTCTGCTAGCGACCGTTCTGCCATCGGCCATTTGCCTGTAGCCGTTGATTACCAAACCCAAGATCGTGGGGTTACCCTAGGCATTGGCTTGGAAATGAGCCACCTTCTCTCCGGCACCAAAACCTTTTGGCAGCTTTCCCCTGATGAACATCGAGATCTGCATCAGGCCAACAACCGCGCCGAGTATCTAAGACAGCGAGAAGAAACAGTGGTCCCCGCCTGGATCTGGGAAGAAAGGGATCCGCAAAAAGTGTTTTGGTGGTTTTGGCGCTGTTTCCCGCAGGCCATCTGCCAAGAATTTGGGGATGAGAGCCTGATGCTCATGCCCGCCGAAACCCGCCTACCGGATGGATCCATTTGGACTCATGCCAGTATTACCGCCGCCTTGGCGGGATCCCTGGCCGGTTACACGGATCTCCGCAAAAGCCATCCCTACCTGGCCAGTTTTACCTTCAGTCCCATTCAGGAATTGATCAAAGCCAGCCGCAAAATGCGGGATTTCTGGGCGGGATCCTGGCTATTGCACTATCTTTCTGCGTGCATTTGCTGGAAGCTTGCCCTGAAATATGGCCCCGACTGCGTGCTTTACCCCAGTCTCTATGCCCAGCCTCTGATTGACTACTGGCTGCTGCAGAAGTATCCCCAATTTTCCGATTGGGTTGAGCAACCCCAATCCCACAAGCTGCTCACCGCTGGCTTCCCCAACGTGATTCTGGTGATCTTGCCTCAGGAGAAAGTTCAAGCGGCCATGCAACTGGCCCAACAAACGCTCCTGGAAGAATGGAGAAACCTATCGGATCAGGTTTTCAGCCACCTTCAGGAGCAACGCCGTTGGATGCAGCATTTGAGCAAGACGGATCCCACCTGGCAGGGCTGGCTGGAGCAGCAATGGCAACACTACTGGGCCGCTGTCCCCATTGGTGATCTCAATTCCCCCCTCAAAGATACCGGGATCCTCAAATCCCAAGACAGCATTGACCAGGATCCCTGGGTGGCAGCGCAAAATCAAACCTATCACCTCTCCCAAGAGCAAAAATTGTTTCTGAATGAGGAATTGGCGTTTCTGCGCCGGAGCTTTTTGGATGAGCAGGGCAATCATCGCCAATACAAGTCTGGAGCCAATGTCGGATCCTGGTGGGCAGCGGTGGTGGATCAAACCCGACGGGTACAAGCGGCCTGCAAAAATCCCCGTGACTGGGAATTACCCGTGGCTTTTGGCCCCCGCAGCACCATTTCCGGGATTGGGCCGGTGGTGCATCCCACAGCCGGGAATCGCTGGCTGACTGAAGGGGAAAGTCGGCGTTACTGGGGTCGCAGTGCCGGTCTTTTTGATGGGCGGGAACAACTCAATGCCACAGAAACCGTGAAACGCGGTTTGCACAAAATCCTGCCCGCACTCTTTCCTGCCTTAGGTGAAGATGAAGGGGCCATTGCTGCCTGCTATCCGGACTTAACGGCAGGAGTAGCAGGGTATTTGAAGACCCAAGACAGTCAAGGATCTCGCCATTACCGCCATTTTCAAAGAGTCTGTCAAGCCATCTTGAACGATTTTCCCTGGGCTAGACAGGTCATCCGGGAAATGCAGGGAAAATGGGGGATCCCTTGGGCGGATCAACGGAATTTTGACTATCATCCCCGTCTCTTGAATGCCGGTTGGCTGGTTGAAGATGCCGATACCCCGGAATTGCGGGAGCTTGAGGCTGAGTTGGAGCAGGAACGGGATTCTGCCGTCCGAGATCAGCTCAACCGTGACATCCTCCAGATCAAACGCAGCTATCGCCAAGGCATTGAGCGGATCATCAGCCGGTTTTATCCCGGTGTTAACCCTGCCAGTTGGTATGTGCTGGCTGCTGGGGATGGGGATGATATGAGTGAATGGCTGAAGGGATCCAAAATGAAGCCTTACTTTCATTATTTGCCCCAGCCTATTCAAAATTTGGCCGAGGGTAGGGAGCGTGAAATTGGCAAGGTTATTCACCAAAAGGAGCTGCAAGAGGTTAGGAAGGAATTCAGTACATTTGTTAAAACGGTTCGCAAACGCATGGGGCCAGCTACTCATAGTGCCCTCAGTCGAGCGCTGCTGGATTTTTCCAATCAATTGGTGCCCTATCTAACAGAGCAACGGTATGCTGGGCGCTTAATTTATGGGGGTGGCGATGATGTTTTAGCTTATCTTAATCTATGGGAATGGGATAGCTGGCTGTGGGATATTCGCCAGTGTTTTCGAGGGGATCGAGATGATGCCCATGAGTTTGATAATCAAGGTAACTATTGGACATGGCAGAAAGGGGATCCCCCGCCCGGACTTAGTCGGCGACCCTTATTTACGATGGGATCGGAAGCTTCCATTAGTTTTGGGGTGGTGATTGCACATGAATCGGTACCTCTGGCGATTGCCCTAGAGAACCTCTGGGAGGCTGAATCGGAAGCCAAAAAACACCAAGATGCCACTGGCAACAAAAAGGATGCTGTTCAGGTGCGAGTGCTGTATGCCAATGGCAACCAACTAAAAGCCACCAGTAAGTTTGACACTTTTAATCTCTGGAAAGATCTTCTGGATTTTGACTGGAAGCTGTTGAACTTAGAAGACGATCAAAGTTCTCTCTTCGAGCAAGCCGCCCAACTGTGGGAGCAGCACCCAGCCCCCATCTATGATGCCATTATGAGTTGGGTGAACCTCTTTTGTGAACGGCGGGATCTCTTTAAGGGGGATCCAGAGGGCAAGCAAGAATTCAAACAAAAACTGTGCAGCTATCTAGAGCATCTCTGGAACCACACTCAGGGTACAGAACAAGTAGGAAAACGAGATGAAGCCATTAAAAACTGGCTAAAACTAGCAGCATTTATTGTCAGAAACCGCCATATTACCATACAGGGGTAA